A genomic stretch from Nocardia wallacei includes:
- a CDS encoding lipoprotein LpqH produces the protein MNAKHIRVTAAALAAAGLTLFVSACGDDSGSSAPSTPARTSVAPAGPAPGGKSGALVGGKALDGRFETTCVAQGGVLALALTDTDNPTYGQLSVSATVTGDGTVQAVGIAGSKGGSAGMPYAVGYGNGQPGGSAKAVRDGNTYKVTGEGVSAPDMTNPMAGPATASFDITFACASIVNG, from the coding sequence ATGAACGCCAAGCACATCCGCGTCACCGCCGCCGCCCTCGCCGCCGCCGGGCTCACCCTGTTCGTCAGCGCCTGCGGCGACGACTCCGGCAGTTCCGCTCCCTCGACTCCGGCGCGGACCTCCGTCGCCCCCGCCGGCCCCGCCCCGGGCGGCAAGTCCGGCGCCCTCGTCGGCGGCAAGGCCCTCGACGGCAGGTTCGAGACCACCTGCGTCGCGCAGGGCGGCGTGCTCGCCCTCGCGCTGACCGACACCGACAACCCCACTTACGGTCAGCTGAGCGTCAGCGCCACCGTGACCGGCGACGGCACGGTGCAGGCCGTCGGCATCGCGGGCAGCAAGGGCGGTTCGGCGGGCATGCCCTACGCCGTCGGCTACGGCAACGGGCAGCCCGGCGGCTCGGCCAAGGCCGTCAGGGACGGCAACACCTACAAGGTCACCGGCGAGGGCGTCTCGGCCCCCGACATGACCAACCCGATGGCGGGCCCGGCCACCGCCAGCTTCGACATCACTTTCGCCTGCGCGTCCATCGTCAACGGCTGA
- a CDS encoding maleylpyruvate isomerase family mycothiol-dependent enzyme translates to MTALDAAARRDALLGETDLLAGLYLSADPATPIPTCPDWTLANLVAHVGRATRWAAAIIAARTTAPIDIRQVPDIRRPHDPEEAARWLRGGAAAVLDSLASAGDDTPVWTTIGTPRPAAWWVRRLLHEATVHRADATLALGREFVLGPGLAADGLSEFLGLVALATHFRTPLDEGTSLRLHASDTDDTWTIHRSGDTVTATDSPAPATLTLRGTAAELFLLLLRRIPADAARVETTGDLSVLSTWRERVRF, encoded by the coding sequence GTGACTGCTCTGGACGCGGCGGCGCGACGCGACGCCCTGCTCGGCGAGACCGACCTGCTCGCCGGCCTGTACCTGTCCGCCGACCCCGCGACGCCGATTCCGACCTGCCCGGACTGGACGCTGGCGAATCTCGTCGCCCACGTCGGCCGCGCGACCCGCTGGGCCGCGGCGATCATCGCCGCCCGGACCACCGCGCCGATCGACATCCGGCAGGTCCCCGACATCCGCCGCCCGCACGACCCGGAGGAGGCCGCCCGCTGGCTGCGCGGCGGCGCCGCGGCGGTGCTCGACAGCCTCGCGAGCGCCGGGGACGACACCCCGGTCTGGACGACGATCGGCACGCCACGCCCCGCCGCGTGGTGGGTGCGGCGACTCCTGCACGAGGCGACCGTCCACCGCGCCGACGCCACGCTGGCCCTCGGCCGCGAATTCGTCCTCGGCCCCGGGCTGGCGGCCGACGGTCTGTCGGAATTCCTCGGCCTCGTCGCGCTGGCCACGCATTTCCGGACGCCCCTCGACGAGGGCACCAGCCTGCGCCTGCACGCCAGCGACACCGACGACACCTGGACGATCCACCGGTCCGGCGACACCGTCACCGCCACCGACAGCCCCGCCCCGGCCACCCTCACCCTGCGGGGCACCGCCGCGGAGCTGTTCCTGCTACTCCTGCGCCGAATCCCCGCCGACGCTGCCCGTGTGGAGACCACCGGCGATCTGTCGGTACTCAGCACCTGGCGCGAGCGCGTCCGGTTCTGA
- a CDS encoding alpha/beta hydrolase — protein MTSWRARAIIARMRWQRNKRFYADPAVMRANLANHQAPERSRPPRWLTGTHEVCTTEIDGRAVVTMTPRGGPRSPWHIFHLHGGGFVEAPESHHWRFAARIVDRLGCTYTMPMYPLTPEHDHRAIVPMVERAYAHAVADVAPRDRIVFGDSAGGTLALTLARHLRERGQPQPRGLALFSPWIDLATDDPLSLALDDRDPELGVAGLQQAGRWYAAGLALDDPHISPAFADLTGLAPIMVFIGHRDILLPDARRIAELGAAAGVPVDLREYPGMFHNWIMKDIPEARHATDELLEFLRAAPDR, from the coding sequence ATGACGTCATGGCGGGCGCGGGCGATCATCGCGCGGATGCGGTGGCAGCGGAACAAGCGGTTCTACGCCGACCCCGCCGTCATGCGCGCGAACCTGGCGAATCATCAGGCGCCGGAACGGTCGCGCCCGCCGCGGTGGCTGACCGGCACGCACGAGGTGTGCACCACGGAGATCGACGGCCGTGCCGTGGTCACCATGACGCCGAGGGGCGGGCCGCGGTCGCCGTGGCACATCTTCCACCTGCACGGCGGCGGTTTCGTCGAGGCGCCCGAGTCACACCACTGGCGCTTCGCGGCCCGGATCGTCGATCGGCTCGGCTGCACCTACACCATGCCGATGTATCCGCTGACACCCGAGCACGACCATCGGGCGATCGTGCCGATGGTCGAGCGCGCCTACGCCCACGCCGTCGCCGATGTCGCGCCTCGGGATCGGATCGTCTTCGGCGACTCGGCCGGTGGGACTCTCGCGCTCACGCTGGCACGTCATCTCCGTGAACGGGGACAGCCGCAGCCGCGCGGCCTGGCCCTGTTCTCGCCGTGGATCGATCTCGCCACCGACGATCCGCTGTCGCTGGCACTGGACGACCGCGATCCGGAACTCGGGGTGGCCGGGCTGCAGCAGGCGGGCCGCTGGTATGCCGCCGGGCTGGCGCTGGACGATCCGCACATCAGTCCCGCCTTCGCCGACCTCACCGGCCTGGCCCCGATCATGGTCTTCATCGGCCATCGCGACATCCTGCTCCCCGACGCGCGGCGGATCGCCGAACTCGGCGCGGCGGCGGGCGTCCCGGTCGACCTGCGCGAGTACCCCGGCATGTTCCACAACTGGATCATGAAGGACATTCCCGAAGCCCGCCACGCCACCGACGAACTGTTGGAATTCCTGCGCGCCGCACCGGACCGGTGA
- a CDS encoding RNA polymerase subunit sigma-70 — protein sequence MNPTTVLAPPALERDLAALRQPLFGYCYRMLGSALEAEDAVQETMMRAWRSAGGLADPAGLRPWVYRIATNVCIDAAGERRRRAMPMDLAAAADPHGELGPALPESTWLQPFPTPLADDPSERAISRESVRLAFVAALQHLLPRQRAVLILRDVLCWRAAEVAELLDTSVDAVNSMLRRARSVLAAAPADPGAAEPIDTGLLERYVTAFEDFDIDTIVALLRHDAVIDMPPVAFWLSGREAFRRWLIESDLGCRGKRLVPIEANGCPAVGVYRYHDGRFEAVGIQVLECAGGEIVALHAFLQPELFALFGLPATLG from the coding sequence ATGAACCCGACAACCGTTCTTGCCCCGCCGGCGCTGGAGCGCGACCTGGCCGCACTGCGGCAACCGCTGTTCGGCTACTGCTACCGGATGCTCGGCTCCGCGCTCGAGGCCGAGGACGCCGTGCAGGAGACCATGATGCGGGCCTGGCGATCCGCGGGCGGTCTGGCCGATCCGGCCGGATTGCGGCCCTGGGTGTATCGCATCGCGACCAATGTGTGCATCGACGCGGCCGGGGAGCGGCGGCGGCGCGCCATGCCGATGGACCTGGCGGCCGCCGCCGACCCGCACGGCGAACTGGGCCCCGCGCTGCCCGAATCGACCTGGCTGCAACCGTTTCCGACCCCCCTCGCCGACGATCCCTCGGAACGGGCGATCTCCCGGGAGTCGGTGCGGCTGGCCTTCGTCGCCGCCCTCCAGCATCTGCTGCCGCGCCAGCGAGCCGTGCTCATCCTGCGCGACGTGCTGTGCTGGCGAGCGGCCGAGGTCGCCGAACTACTCGACACCAGCGTGGACGCGGTCAACAGCATGCTGCGCCGCGCCCGGTCGGTCCTCGCGGCGGCGCCGGCGGACCCCGGCGCGGCCGAACCGATCGACACCGGGCTGCTCGAACGCTACGTCACGGCCTTCGAGGACTTCGATATCGACACCATCGTCGCGCTGCTGCGGCACGACGCCGTGATCGATATGCCGCCGGTGGCGTTCTGGCTGTCGGGGCGGGAAGCGTTCCGCCGCTGGCTGATCGAATCCGACCTCGGCTGCCGGGGCAAGCGGCTGGTGCCGATCGAGGCCAACGGCTGCCCGGCGGTGGGCGTGTACCGCTACCACGACGGGCGTTTCGAAGCGGTCGGTATCCAGGTGCTGGAATGCGCGGGCGGCGAGATCGTGGCACTGCACGCGTTCCTGCAACCCGAGCTGTTCGCGCTGTTCGGGCTGCCCGCTACGCTCGGATGA
- a CDS encoding MFS transporter, translating into MVDETLLPPPISERRTPHPGAILALMCGAQFIITLDIAIVNVALPAIQADLGLAPGDLQWVVITYVLLLGGLLLLGGRAGDLLGRRRMLLLGLTLFAVASLTAGISASFAQLVASRAVQGIGAALAAPAALAVLVATFPEGASRTKALGVFGAAGGSAASVGVVVSGALTAGPGWQWVFFINVPIVAAMVALIAKFVPADRGIHRGPFDAAGAVTVTAGLAALVYAINKSVEHGWTSAVTLGFLTAGVVLLAAFVVVEHRTAEPLVPLSMFRRPTLNAANLVAALVYAAFFATIFQASLLMQQVLGYSALRTGVAYLAIAATAVVVAAGIAPIVLARLGAGWSLVLGQASSAAGLLWLARVPVHAAYWPDLFPGFLAVGAGVGLSLVSIQVAAFVGIPEAVSGLAGGMVETAREIGGALGTAVVAAVAIAVARGVSEGGAQALTEGFRRGSLVAACFSLVAVLAAVTVVRRAERSTRRTAAHVAAAEA; encoded by the coding sequence ATGGTCGACGAAACTCTCCTGCCGCCACCGATATCCGAGCGGCGGACGCCGCACCCCGGCGCGATCCTCGCGCTGATGTGCGGCGCCCAGTTCATCATCACCCTCGACATCGCCATCGTGAACGTGGCGCTGCCCGCCATCCAGGCCGATCTCGGGCTCGCGCCCGGCGATCTGCAATGGGTGGTGATCACCTATGTCCTGCTGCTGGGCGGACTGCTGCTGCTCGGCGGGCGCGCCGGTGACCTGCTCGGCCGCCGCCGGATGCTGCTGCTGGGCTTGACATTGTTCGCGGTCGCCTCCCTCACCGCCGGGATCTCGGCGTCGTTCGCGCAGCTGGTGGCGTCGCGGGCGGTGCAGGGCATCGGCGCGGCGCTGGCCGCTCCGGCCGCGCTCGCGGTCCTGGTGGCCACGTTTCCCGAGGGCGCGTCGCGCACCAAGGCGCTCGGCGTGTTCGGGGCGGCCGGTGGCAGCGCGGCTTCGGTCGGTGTGGTGGTCAGCGGCGCGCTGACCGCCGGGCCGGGCTGGCAGTGGGTGTTCTTCATCAATGTGCCCATCGTGGCCGCGATGGTGGCGCTGATCGCGAAATTCGTTCCCGCCGACCGTGGTATCCACCGCGGGCCGTTCGACGCGGCCGGCGCGGTGACGGTGACCGCCGGGCTCGCGGCCCTGGTGTACGCCATCAACAAGAGCGTCGAGCACGGGTGGACCTCGGCGGTGACGCTCGGGTTCCTCACGGCCGGAGTCGTGCTGCTCGCGGCGTTCGTCGTCGTGGAGCATCGGACGGCGGAACCGCTGGTGCCGCTGTCGATGTTCCGGCGGCCGACCCTGAACGCCGCGAATCTCGTTGCCGCACTGGTGTACGCGGCGTTCTTCGCGACGATCTTCCAGGCGTCGCTGCTGATGCAGCAGGTGCTCGGCTACTCGGCGCTGCGCACGGGCGTGGCGTACCTCGCGATCGCCGCGACCGCGGTCGTGGTGGCCGCCGGGATCGCGCCGATCGTCCTGGCGCGACTCGGCGCCGGGTGGTCGCTCGTACTCGGGCAGGCGAGTTCGGCGGCCGGACTGCTGTGGCTGGCCCGCGTGCCGGTGCACGCCGCCTACTGGCCGGACCTGTTCCCCGGCTTCCTCGCCGTCGGCGCGGGTGTCGGCCTGTCTCTGGTGTCGATTCAGGTCGCCGCCTTCGTCGGCATACCCGAAGCGGTCAGCGGACTGGCCGGGGGCATGGTGGAGACCGCGCGGGAGATCGGCGGCGCGCTGGGGACCGCCGTCGTCGCGGCGGTGGCGATCGCCGTGGCACGTGGCGTATCCGAGGGCGGGGCGCAGGCCCTGACCGAGGGGTTCCGGCGCGGCTCCCTGGTCGCGGCGTGCTTCAGCCTGGTGGCGGTCCTCGCCGCGGTCACCGTGGTCCGGCGTGCCGAACGGTCGACGCGCCGCACGGCCGCCCACGTCGCGGCCGCCGAGGCATGA
- a CDS encoding GAF domain-containing protein encodes MPVRNTPDERSATAMCLPAPRAVRPIETAGEPDCRRIAAAISAALPGRPAVGIAAVGAGRLESGGAASNSRAHLLEDTQLIHLGGPVRDAAAGGRPILVADMALETQWDNDFRREVQMLGARSLFCQPVTAASEVVGVITLYGSRPNAFHAAAPDLLRPFRVTVTDALIRLHTSER; translated from the coding sequence ATGCCAGTACGAAACACACCGGACGAACGGAGCGCTACCGCCATGTGCCTGCCCGCACCCCGGGCCGTCCGGCCGATCGAGACGGCCGGCGAGCCCGACTGCCGCCGGATCGCCGCCGCCATCTCCGCGGCCCTGCCGGGCCGTCCGGCGGTGGGCATCGCGGCGGTCGGGGCCGGCAGGCTGGAATCCGGTGGCGCGGCCTCCAACTCCCGCGCGCACCTGCTCGAGGACACCCAGCTGATCCACCTCGGGGGCCCGGTCCGGGACGCGGCCGCGGGCGGACGGCCGATCCTCGTCGCCGACATGGCCCTGGAAACGCAGTGGGACAACGATTTCCGCCGCGAGGTGCAGATGCTGGGCGCCCGCTCCCTGTTCTGCCAGCCGGTGACCGCCGCGTCGGAAGTGGTCGGCGTCATCACCCTCTACGGCTCCCGCCCCAACGCCTTCCACGCCGCCGCCCCGGACCTCCTGCGCCCCTTCCGGGTGACGGTCACCGACGCCCTCATACGCCTGCACACCTCCGAGCGATAG
- a CDS encoding non-ribosomal peptide synthetase: MLTVRPGTESAYPLSRAQWSWWLAQQLYPDVPVTVALYLDLEGPLDLGSLAGCARRAARELESPHLRFCLVDGYPRQYLDAATPLPLETVDLTGEADPLAAALDRMERDHGTPLDPLTDVLTVAIVFAVTPTRHLLYLRSHHIVLDGVGAAAVLRRTAQLYRAQVAAGRDAEPPDAGALSIAQILEDERAYHDSTRARADGDYWRAQLAGFDGPTGLAGRPAPPAGTPHHVAGALDEAAAGLLADAQARHGATFPELVIAAFACHLARMTGRSEVTFTMPVPARATVAARRSAGTMSNVVPLRLTGLDVATVGEVIAQVRAKVIGALRHQRYRHEDMWDGHEAVLGGFGPVLNVLGFVEPLRLGPVVGQARLLALGPVPDLQINGYQAGPDERSVSIDFQANPARYGRDALARHHRRFLDFFRRYLAAGTDCPATEIDLPAKLPQVAPPGPARLLRELLSADPAPDAVAVRDGDRTMTYREMDEAACRWARELLARGAGPGRFVAVAVARSLESVLALWVVARTGACYVPVDPADPPSRIAAILTDCRARLGITVSSVLAELPSGLGAHGERDAVEWLVFDDPGTVAAVERHAADPVGDAELPAPVRMEHPAYVIYTSGTTGTPKGVVVAHRGLGPLTDYLVEHYGLGPDSVLLHSHTATFDAHLLELLAAFAAGARLVVAAPEVVAGPALARLIRDSGCTVLQTAPAVLATLSPEQVPGLAVVAVGGEACPAKLVRQWAPHVRLHNGYGPTEATIMATETAAMAADAPVSVGRPLPGVFAAVLDARLRPVPEGARGELYLGGPAVAAGYLGNPAGTAARFVADPFAAGRRLYRTGDLVCAGPGGDFEIFGRLDCQIQLHGRRVEPAEIEAALLAAPEVAYAVVTLTDAGRPGARLAGYVVPADGARIDTAALLRRLRAELPFALVPSALVALDALPMAGNGKVDRAALPAPVPGTRAYRPPRTGLEQLVADRFAAVLDRSEIGRDDDFFELGGNSVLGVTISAELAAATGLPMALHWLYTAPTVELLAARLAGHDTAADDALGVLLPLRRNGTRPPLFCVHSAVPLAWCYAGLARYVTDRPVYGLQAPVLTAAAEIPATIDDLADSYIDAMLSVQPEGPYHLLGWSLGGQIAHAVAVRLRARGAAVAVLAMLDSVVVPASADPPPVPRMRDLLTHLLGDEPEDADAAPDVTAAEAAAELARAGASFGTGLSADQLERLHRGYAAGVALSHGYRPGVYDGDLLYFSATRGITELLGAYVWRPYVTGELVEHPVAATHAQLTNSEVVAVIGPLLADHLERTAATESALPTVFDRLPARPRDAAASSSQP; the protein is encoded by the coding sequence GTGTTGACGGTACGGCCCGGCACCGAATCGGCGTACCCGCTGTCGAGGGCACAGTGGTCGTGGTGGCTGGCCCAGCAGCTGTATCCGGACGTGCCGGTCACCGTGGCGCTGTATCTGGATCTCGAAGGTCCGCTCGACCTCGGGTCGCTCGCCGGATGCGCGCGGCGGGCGGCACGCGAACTCGAATCGCCGCATCTGCGGTTCTGCCTGGTCGACGGCTATCCACGCCAATATCTCGATGCCGCCACGCCGTTGCCGTTGGAAACGGTCGATCTCACGGGCGAGGCGGATCCGCTCGCCGCGGCGCTGGACCGCATGGAGCGCGACCACGGCACGCCCCTCGATCCGCTCACCGATGTGCTGACGGTGGCGATCGTCTTCGCGGTGACGCCGACCCGGCATCTGCTGTATCTGCGGAGCCATCACATCGTGCTCGACGGTGTCGGCGCCGCCGCCGTGCTGCGCCGGACCGCACAGCTCTACCGCGCGCAGGTCGCTGCCGGGCGCGACGCCGAGCCGCCGGACGCCGGAGCGCTGTCGATCGCGCAGATCCTGGAAGACGAACGGGCATACCATGATTCGACGCGGGCGCGGGCCGACGGCGACTACTGGCGCGCGCAGCTGGCCGGATTCGACGGGCCCACCGGGCTGGCGGGGCGTCCGGCGCCGCCCGCCGGGACGCCGCACCATGTGGCGGGCGCACTCGACGAGGCGGCGGCCGGACTGCTCGCCGACGCGCAGGCGCGGCACGGGGCGACCTTTCCCGAGTTGGTCATCGCGGCCTTCGCCTGCCACCTCGCCCGCATGACCGGACGGTCGGAGGTGACGTTCACGATGCCCGTGCCCGCGCGGGCGACCGTGGCGGCGCGGCGGTCGGCGGGGACCATGTCGAATGTGGTCCCGCTGCGATTGACCGGCTTGGACGTGGCCACCGTCGGCGAGGTGATCGCGCAGGTGCGGGCGAAGGTGATCGGAGCGCTGCGACATCAGCGCTACCGGCACGAGGACATGTGGGACGGTCACGAGGCGGTGCTCGGCGGATTCGGGCCCGTCCTCAACGTCCTCGGATTCGTGGAGCCGCTGCGGCTGGGGCCGGTTGTCGGGCAGGCCCGGCTGCTCGCGCTGGGCCCGGTGCCCGACCTGCAGATCAACGGGTATCAGGCCGGGCCGGACGAACGGTCGGTGAGCATCGACTTCCAGGCCAACCCGGCACGCTATGGCCGCGATGCGCTCGCCCGGCACCACCGCCGGTTCCTGGACTTCTTCCGCCGTTATCTCGCCGCCGGAACCGATTGCCCCGCAACGGAAATCGACCTCCCGGCCAAGCTGCCGCAGGTGGCGCCGCCCGGCCCGGCGCGGCTCCTGCGCGAGCTGCTGAGCGCGGACCCGGCACCGGACGCCGTGGCCGTGCGCGACGGCGACCGCACGATGACCTACCGGGAGATGGACGAGGCGGCCTGTCGATGGGCTCGCGAATTGCTCGCCCGCGGCGCGGGCCCGGGGCGGTTCGTCGCCGTCGCCGTCGCGCGCTCGCTGGAATCGGTGCTGGCCCTGTGGGTGGTCGCCAGGACCGGGGCCTGCTACGTCCCCGTCGATCCGGCCGACCCGCCGTCCCGCATCGCCGCGATACTCACCGATTGCCGTGCGCGCCTGGGCATTACGGTCAGCTCGGTACTCGCCGAGCTGCCGTCCGGACTCGGTGCGCACGGCGAGCGGGATGCCGTCGAGTGGCTCGTCTTCGACGACCCCGGAACCGTGGCGGCCGTCGAACGGCATGCCGCGGACCCCGTGGGCGATGCCGAACTGCCCGCGCCGGTGCGGATGGAGCATCCGGCGTACGTGATCTACACCTCCGGCACCACCGGGACTCCGAAGGGGGTGGTGGTCGCCCATCGCGGGCTCGGGCCGCTCACGGACTACCTCGTCGAACACTACGGTCTCGGGCCGGATTCGGTGCTGCTGCACTCGCATACGGCGACGTTCGACGCGCATCTGCTCGAATTGCTGGCGGCATTCGCGGCCGGTGCCCGCCTCGTCGTGGCTGCGCCGGAGGTGGTCGCGGGACCTGCGCTGGCCCGGCTGATCCGCGACAGCGGCTGCACCGTCCTGCAGACCGCTCCGGCCGTGCTCGCCACGCTGTCGCCCGAACAGGTTCCCGGGCTCGCGGTCGTCGCCGTCGGCGGGGAGGCGTGTCCGGCGAAACTGGTGCGACAGTGGGCGCCGCACGTGCGGCTGCACAACGGCTACGGGCCGACCGAGGCGACGATCATGGCGACCGAGACCGCCGCCATGGCCGCCGACGCGCCGGTGTCCGTCGGGCGGCCGCTGCCCGGGGTGTTCGCCGCGGTGCTGGACGCCCGGCTGCGCCCGGTCCCCGAGGGCGCCCGCGGCGAACTGTACCTGGGCGGTCCCGCCGTCGCCGCGGGCTACCTCGGCAATCCGGCCGGTACCGCCGCCCGGTTCGTCGCCGATCCCTTCGCTGCCGGTCGGCGGCTGTACCGCACCGGAGACTTGGTGTGCGCCGGGCCCGGTGGCGACTTCGAGATCTTCGGCCGTCTGGACTGCCAGATCCAATTGCACGGCCGCCGTGTCGAACCGGCGGAGATCGAGGCCGCGCTGCTCGCCGCGCCCGAGGTCGCGTACGCGGTGGTGACGCTCACCGACGCGGGACGGCCGGGCGCGCGCCTGGCCGGATACGTCGTCCCCGCCGACGGCGCGCGGATCGATACCGCCGCGCTGTTGCGGAGGCTGCGGGCGGAACTGCCCTTCGCCCTGGTTCCTTCGGCGCTGGTCGCGCTCGACGCGCTGCCCATGGCGGGCAACGGGAAGGTGGACCGCGCGGCGCTCCCGGCTCCGGTCCCGGGCACTCGCGCCTATCGGCCGCCGCGGACCGGGCTCGAACAGCTGGTCGCCGACCGCTTCGCCGCCGTCCTGGACCGATCCGAGATCGGCCGGGACGACGACTTCTTCGAACTCGGCGGGAATTCCGTACTGGGCGTAACGATTTCGGCCGAGCTGGCCGCGGCGACCGGCCTGCCGATGGCATTGCACTGGCTCTATACCGCGCCCACCGTCGAACTGCTCGCCGCCCGGCTGGCCGGTCACGACACCGCCGCCGACGACGCGCTCGGCGTGCTGCTCCCGTTGCGCCGCAACGGCACCCGGCCGCCGCTGTTCTGCGTCCATTCGGCCGTGCCGCTGGCCTGGTGTTACGCCGGGCTGGCCCGCTATGTGACCGACCGGCCGGTCTACGGCCTGCAGGCTCCCGTGCTGACGGCCGCGGCGGAGATCCCGGCCACGATCGACGACCTCGCCGACAGCTATATCGACGCCATGCTGAGCGTGCAGCCGGAGGGGCCCTACCATCTGCTGGGCTGGTCGCTCGGCGGGCAGATCGCCCATGCGGTCGCGGTGCGGCTGCGGGCCCGCGGCGCCGCGGTCGCCGTGCTCGCGATGCTCGACAGCGTGGTCGTGCCCGCGAGCGCGGACCCGCCCCCGGTGCCGCGCATGCGTGATCTGCTGACCCACCTGCTCGGTGACGAGCCCGAGGACGCCGACGCCGCCCCGGACGTCACCGCGGCGGAGGCGGCCGCCGAACTCGCGCGCGCGGGCGCCTCCTTCGGCACCGGGTTGTCCGCGGACCAGCTCGAGCGGCTCCATCGCGGCTACGCGGCCGGGGTCGCGCTCTCGCACGGCTACCGGCCCGGCGTGTACGACGGTGACCTGCTGTACTTCTCGGCGACCCGGGGCATCACGGAGCTGCTGGGCGCGTACGTCTGGCGGCCCTACGTCACCGGGGAACTGGTCGAGCATCCCGTGGCCGCCACGCACGCCCAGCTGACCAACTCCGAGGTGGTCGCGGTGATCGGCCCGCTTCTCGCCGACCACCTCGAGCGCACCGCGGCAACCGAGAGCGCACTCCCGACGGTCTTCGACCGCCTCCCGGCGCGGCCCCGCGACGCCGCCGCATCGTCCAGCCAGCCGTAA